One part of the Vallicoccus soli genome encodes these proteins:
- the fliR gene encoding flagellar biosynthetic protein FliR, with translation MPQVPVELVGLLLGVVRAAAWLLLAPPFNTRMVPRSAKGLLAVALTLPVADDLARVVPDLTLPGFIGAVVVQVATGAALGFTTQLLFAAVQAAGDLIDLFGGFTVAFGYDPLSMSQSSVFGRLHQLLAVVLLFTTGGHLVIVQGFLQSYESIPVTSGVALDRLAATLTGGVGTFFLSALAIAAPLIGVLFVADVGLGLLTRVSPSLNAFSLGFPIKILLTLVVIGFTFPLLPGVVDSVVDEAYAAVGGLGG, from the coding sequence GTGCCGCAGGTCCCCGTCGAGCTGGTCGGCCTGCTGCTGGGGGTGGTGCGCGCCGCCGCCTGGCTGCTCCTCGCGCCGCCCTTCAACACGCGCATGGTCCCCCGCTCGGCCAAGGGCCTGCTCGCGGTCGCGCTGACCCTCCCGGTCGCCGACGACCTCGCCCGCGTCGTGCCGGACCTCACCCTGCCGGGGTTCATCGGCGCGGTCGTCGTGCAGGTGGCCACCGGTGCGGCCCTGGGCTTCACGACCCAGCTGCTCTTCGCGGCGGTCCAGGCCGCCGGCGACCTCATCGACCTCTTCGGCGGCTTCACCGTCGCCTTCGGCTACGACCCGCTCTCGATGTCGCAGAGCTCGGTCTTCGGCCGGCTGCACCAGCTGCTCGCCGTGGTCCTGCTCTTCACCACCGGCGGCCACCTCGTCATCGTCCAGGGCTTCCTGCAGTCGTACGAGTCCATCCCGGTCACCAGCGGGGTCGCGCTCGACCGGCTCGCCGCGACCCTCACCGGAGGGGTCGGGACGTTCTTCCTCTCGGCGCTCGCGATCGCCGCGCCGCTCATCGGCGTGCTCTTCGTCGCCGACGTCGGCCTGGGCCTGCTGACCCGCGTGAGCCCCTCGCTCAACGCCTTCTCGCTCGGCTTCCCCATCAAGATCCTGCTGACCCTGGTCGTCATCGGCTTCACCTTCCCGCTGCTGCCCGGCGTCGTCGACTCCGTCGTCGACGAGGCGTACGCGGCGGTCGGCGGGCTCGGGGGGTGA
- a CDS encoding flagellar biosynthetic protein FliQ → MTDAAVIDIALATMLVCAKLSAPVLLTALGIGFAISLFQSVTQIQEVTLSFVPKMVGVGVALLVTGNWMLHEIVSFTHELFERVPSLLGG, encoded by the coding sequence GTGACCGACGCCGCCGTCATCGACATCGCGCTGGCGACCATGCTGGTCTGCGCCAAGCTCTCCGCCCCGGTGCTGCTCACCGCGCTGGGCATCGGCTTCGCCATCTCGCTCTTCCAGTCGGTCACCCAGATCCAGGAGGTGACGCTCTCCTTCGTGCCCAAGATGGTCGGGGTGGGCGTCGCCCTGCTGGTCACCGGCAACTGGATGCTCCACGAGATCGTGAGCTTCACCCACGAGCTCTTCGAGCGCGTCCCGTCGCTGCTGGGGGGCTGA
- the fliP gene encoding flagellar type III secretion system pore protein FliP (The bacterial flagellar biogenesis protein FliP forms a type III secretion system (T3SS)-type pore required for flagellar assembly.), producing MSRHRTPLLRYAAAVLLALLGLLVAAPAASAAPADPAAVVLAAPQAPGAGAPAGPAAPAAPGLGLDSLKDLGPNGQPSTSITVLLAVTVLSVAPALLLMCTSFTKIVVVLGMTRNALGLQSTPPTQVLVGLALFLSLFVMAPVLSQVNELGVQPFLDGTLQQGPAFDAGVAPLREFMFAHTRPDELALISQAENGGRYANADAVPLTTLVPAFVLSELKSAFIIGFVIFIPFLVIDIVVSSALMGMGMMMLPPVMISLPFKLLLFVLVDGWGLIVTALLESYR from the coding sequence ATGAGCCGCCACCGCACCCCCCTCCTGCGGTACGCCGCCGCCGTCCTGCTCGCCCTCCTGGGCCTGCTCGTCGCGGCACCCGCCGCGAGCGCCGCGCCCGCGGACCCCGCGGCCGTCGTGCTCGCCGCGCCCCAGGCGCCCGGCGCCGGGGCCCCCGCCGGGCCCGCCGCGCCGGCGGCGCCGGGCCTCGGGCTCGACTCGCTCAAGGACCTCGGGCCGAACGGGCAGCCGAGCACGTCGATCACGGTGCTGCTCGCCGTCACCGTGCTCTCGGTGGCCCCGGCGCTGCTGCTCATGTGCACGAGCTTCACGAAGATCGTCGTGGTGCTGGGCATGACCCGCAACGCGCTGGGCCTGCAGAGCACCCCGCCGACGCAGGTCCTCGTCGGGCTGGCGCTGTTCCTCAGCCTCTTCGTCATGGCCCCGGTGCTGAGCCAGGTCAACGAGCTCGGCGTGCAGCCGTTCCTCGACGGCACGCTCCAGCAGGGCCCTGCGTTCGACGCCGGCGTGGCGCCGCTGCGGGAGTTCATGTTCGCCCACACCCGGCCCGACGAGCTGGCCCTCATCTCCCAGGCCGAGAACGGCGGGCGCTACGCCAACGCCGACGCGGTGCCGCTGACGACGCTGGTCCCGGCCTTCGTGCTCAGCGAGCTGAAGTCCGCGTTCATCATCGGCTTCGTCATCTTCATCCCCTTCCTCGTCATCGACATCGTCGTGAGCTCGGCCCTCATGGGCATGGGCATGATGATGCTGCCGCCGGTGATGATCTCCCTGCCGTTCAAGCTGCTGCTCTTCGTGCTCGTCGACGGCTGGGGCCTCATCGTCACCGCGCTCCTGGAGAGCTACCGGTGA
- the fliO gene encoding flagellar biosynthetic protein FliO, with protein MIDTVGLVLKVGLSLAAVLGVLWLCARLAARGGAGRAGGAVEVLARQQVGRGAAVTVVRVADRALVLGVTEQGVSLLTDTDLEAVTAASPAAPSAAGGAARTALDGTTPAGPAPGRAPAGPLAGSVLSPATWRAAVDAVRERTVRRA; from the coding sequence ATGATCGACACCGTCGGGCTCGTCCTCAAGGTGGGCCTGTCCCTCGCCGCCGTGCTCGGCGTGCTCTGGCTCTGCGCGCGCCTCGCGGCGCGCGGGGGCGCCGGGCGCGCCGGGGGCGCGGTCGAGGTGCTGGCCCGCCAGCAGGTCGGGCGCGGTGCGGCGGTCACCGTCGTGCGCGTCGCCGACCGCGCCCTCGTCCTCGGCGTGACCGAGCAGGGCGTGTCCCTGCTCACCGACACCGACCTCGAGGCCGTCACCGCCGCCTCCCCCGCCGCCCCCTCCGCGGCGGGCGGGGCGGCCCGTACGGCCCTCGACGGCACCACCCCCGCCGGCCCCGCGCCCGGCCGCGCCCCCGCCGGTCCGCTGGCCGGCTCCGTCCTCAGCCCCGCCACCTGGCGGGCCGCCGTGGACGCCGTGCGCGAGAGGACGGTCCGCCGGGCATGA
- the fliN gene encoding flagellar motor switch protein FliN, which translates to MSTPTAPSRDQIVAAASALAAALPVPSELIAGTPGPAASIGVALPSAPGTAVLATVGGEPGAAVTGDVAVVVAGDLVEALRESPLGQLDVAAAVQPALDAAAAALGAAAAPANELSVDLALDTLLDRPGVQVVPLLAAEGGTVATALLAVAEVAAPEPVVPTFDEQMAAAAAAAAIPQQQSAAPAAPRPLSEPDRRHGLELLRDVEMEVTVELGRTRMTVRELLSLSPGAVVELDRAAGSPADLLVNGTLIARGEVVVVDEDFGIRITEIVGPHAGADAAAGGAA; encoded by the coding sequence ATGAGCACCCCGACCGCCCCCTCGCGCGACCAGATCGTCGCCGCCGCCTCGGCCCTCGCCGCGGCGCTCCCGGTCCCGAGCGAGCTCATCGCGGGCACCCCGGGCCCGGCCGCCTCCATCGGGGTGGCCCTGCCGTCGGCCCCGGGCACCGCGGTCCTCGCGACCGTCGGCGGCGAGCCCGGCGCGGCCGTCACCGGCGACGTCGCGGTGGTCGTCGCCGGCGACCTCGTCGAGGCGCTGCGCGAGAGCCCGCTGGGTCAGCTCGACGTGGCCGCCGCCGTGCAGCCCGCGCTCGACGCGGCGGCCGCCGCGCTGGGCGCCGCCGCGGCCCCCGCCAACGAGCTGAGCGTCGACCTCGCCCTCGACACCCTGCTCGACCGCCCCGGCGTGCAGGTCGTGCCGCTGCTCGCGGCCGAGGGCGGCACGGTCGCGACGGCGCTGCTGGCCGTCGCGGAGGTCGCGGCGCCGGAGCCGGTCGTCCCGACCTTCGACGAGCAGATGGCCGCCGCGGCGGCCGCCGCGGCGATCCCGCAGCAGCAGTCGGCCGCCCCGGCCGCCCCCCGCCCGCTCAGCGAGCCGGACCGCCGCCACGGGCTCGAGCTGCTCCGCGACGTCGAGATGGAGGTGACGGTCGAGCTCGGGCGCACCCGGATGACGGTGCGCGAGCTCCTCTCGCTCTCCCCGGGCGCCGTCGTCGAGCTCGACCGGGCGGCCGGCAGCCCCGCCGACCTGCTCGTCAACGGCACGCTCATCGCCCGGGGCGAGGTCGTCGTCGTCGACGAGGACTTCGGCATCCGCATCACGGAGATCGTCGGCCCGCACGCCGGTGCCGACGCCGCCGCGGGGGGCGCCGCATGA
- a CDS encoding flagellar motor switch protein FliM — protein sequence MTAETTPAGSGAPRGRHRRSKGDGPKPYDFRRPTKLSREHVRSLQVAFETFARQWSTLLTSSLRVVTQVTNVSIEQVTYAEYVQTLSNPTVMALATIEPLDGQAVLEMPLATAMTSVDHLLGGPGTGDQPNRPLSDIETALLRGLIDRTVLELRYAFDALVRFDPQVQGLEYNPQFAQAASASDMVIVATFELDLGAEGSLATVCLPFASLMPHLEAATGHGVLSDRERAAREAAGRHLADRLESVPVEVTVRFEPARLTPSTLVALQVGDVLPLPHPVAAPLAVTAADVTFASAVPGAQGKRLACLVVDQPVAPPPAVAARGAAAPRPAPRTTARRPSQPAGASRA from the coding sequence GTGACAGCAGAGACCACCCCCGCGGGGTCCGGGGCCCCCCGCGGGCGGCACCGCCGCTCCAAGGGCGACGGCCCCAAGCCGTACGACTTCCGCCGCCCCACGAAGCTCTCCCGCGAGCACGTGCGGAGCCTGCAGGTCGCCTTCGAGACCTTCGCCAGGCAGTGGTCGACCTTGCTCACCTCGTCCCTGCGCGTGGTCACCCAGGTGACCAACGTGTCGATCGAGCAGGTGACGTACGCCGAGTACGTCCAGACGCTCTCGAACCCCACGGTCATGGCCCTCGCCACCATCGAGCCGCTCGACGGGCAGGCCGTCCTCGAGATGCCGCTCGCGACGGCCATGACGAGCGTGGACCACCTCCTCGGCGGCCCGGGCACCGGCGACCAGCCGAACCGCCCGCTGTCCGACATCGAGACCGCCCTGCTGCGCGGGCTCATCGACCGCACGGTGCTCGAGCTGCGGTACGCCTTCGACGCCCTGGTGCGCTTCGACCCGCAGGTGCAGGGGCTCGAGTACAACCCCCAGTTCGCCCAGGCCGCCTCGGCCAGCGACATGGTGATCGTGGCGACCTTCGAGCTCGACCTCGGCGCCGAGGGCAGCCTCGCCACCGTCTGCCTGCCCTTCGCGAGCCTGATGCCGCACCTGGAGGCCGCCACCGGCCACGGCGTGCTGAGCGACCGCGAGCGCGCCGCCCGCGAGGCCGCCGGCCGGCACCTCGCGGACCGGCTCGAGTCGGTCCCCGTCGAGGTCACGGTGCGCTTCGAGCCCGCGCGGCTCACCCCGTCGACCCTCGTGGCCCTGCAGGTCGGCGACGTGCTGCCGCTGCCGCACCCGGTCGCCGCGCCGCTCGCCGTCACCGCCGCCGACGTCACCTTCGCCAGCGCCGTCCCCGGCGCGCAGGGCAAGCGCCTGGCCTGCCTCGTGGTCGACCAGCCGGTGGCCCCGCCGCCCGCGGTCGCCGCGCGCGGCGCCGCCGCGCCCCGCCCCGCCCCCCGCACGACCGCCCGCCGCCCGTCCCAGCCCGCAGGAGCGTCCCGCGCATGA
- a CDS encoding flagellar basal body-associated FliL family protein, which yields MATTTKAPAADEAAEAPKKSKKMLFIVVGLVVVVVAAAAYFLLLKGGGEEEKEAEPVPGAVLVNEPITLNLADGHYLKVGLALQFTEEAGGGGHGASPDGSQALDRLIEQFSNRPVGELSSPESREKLKEHLLEEIKHDYHDGVMDIYFTEFVIQ from the coding sequence ATGGCCACCACCACCAAGGCCCCCGCCGCCGACGAGGCCGCCGAGGCGCCGAAGAAGTCCAAGAAGATGCTGTTCATCGTCGTCGGGCTCGTGGTCGTCGTCGTCGCGGCGGCCGCGTACTTCCTGCTCCTCAAGGGCGGCGGCGAGGAGGAGAAGGAGGCCGAGCCGGTGCCCGGCGCCGTGCTCGTGAACGAGCCGATCACGCTGAACCTCGCCGACGGGCACTACCTCAAGGTCGGCCTGGCGCTGCAGTTCACCGAGGAGGCCGGCGGCGGCGGGCACGGCGCGTCGCCCGACGGCTCGCAGGCCCTCGACCGGCTCATCGAGCAGTTCAGCAACCGCCCGGTCGGCGAGCTCAGCAGCCCCGAGTCGCGCGAGAAGCTCAAGGAGCACCTCCTCGAGGAGATCAAGCACGACTACCACGACGGCGTCATGGACATCTACTTCACCGAGTTCGTCATCCAGTGA
- a CDS encoding flagellar motor protein MotB produces MSGGGHGGGRRKHHEEHEEHENHERWLVSYADLVTVLMALFIVMFAISNVDTSKMKALAASLQQSFGNPIVTIDGGPRGPESETAAADPFETQRLAAPQDDPRVQAAVAFKDRQEEDRRRQAAEAEVKTLDGTKQRIQRALAKDGLEDQVRFRYDERGLVVTLVTDEVLFASGRAELQEGGRKVVHAIGPVLRELPNDVLVEGHTNALPTGGYPYATNWELSLARAASVLRRLTDDEGVPGRRLSAAGYGEQRPLVEGMGERALRLNRRVEVVVLSTLPPQDAALLPDVAPAEGAAPVQADVHAPAADHGTSGSHGTTEPHGTTEPRATTESHASAH; encoded by the coding sequence ATGAGCGGCGGCGGCCACGGCGGCGGGCGCAGGAAGCACCACGAGGAGCACGAGGAGCACGAGAACCACGAGCGCTGGCTCGTCAGCTACGCCGACCTCGTCACCGTCCTCATGGCGCTCTTCATCGTCATGTTCGCCATCAGCAACGTCGACACGTCGAAGATGAAGGCGCTGGCCGCCAGCCTCCAGCAGAGCTTCGGCAACCCCATCGTCACCATCGACGGCGGCCCGAGGGGGCCGGAGTCCGAGACCGCGGCGGCCGACCCGTTCGAGACGCAGCGCCTCGCCGCGCCGCAGGACGACCCGCGGGTCCAGGCCGCGGTGGCCTTCAAGGACCGGCAGGAGGAGGACCGGCGCCGGCAGGCGGCCGAGGCCGAGGTGAAGACGCTCGACGGCACGAAGCAGCGCATCCAGCGGGCGCTGGCGAAGGACGGCCTCGAGGACCAGGTGCGGTTCCGGTACGACGAGCGCGGCCTCGTGGTCACGCTCGTCACCGACGAGGTGCTCTTCGCGAGCGGCCGGGCCGAGCTCCAGGAGGGCGGGCGCAAGGTCGTGCACGCGATCGGGCCCGTCCTGCGCGAACTGCCCAACGACGTCCTCGTCGAGGGGCACACCAACGCCCTGCCGACCGGCGGCTACCCGTACGCGACCAACTGGGAGCTGAGCCTGGCCCGCGCAGCCAGCGTCCTGCGCCGGCTGACCGACGACGAGGGCGTGCCGGGCCGGCGGCTCTCGGCCGCGGGCTACGGCGAGCAGCGGCCGCTCGTGGAGGGGATGGGCGAGCGCGCCCTGCGCCTCAACCGCCGCGTCGAGGTCGTCGTCCTGTCCACCCTGCCGCCGCAGGACGCCGCGCTGCTGCCCGACGTCGCCCCCGCCGAGGGCGCGGCGCCGGTGCAGGCCGACGTCCACGCGCCCGCCGCCGACCACGGCACGAGCGGGTCCCACGGCACGACCGAGCCCCACGGCACGACCGAGCCCCGCGCCACCACCGAGTCCCACGCCTCCGCCCACTGA
- a CDS encoding motility protein A has translation MDPATIGGLVLAFAAISLGAILEGASPTAMFLLPPIILIFGGTFGATMAGSTLKDFLGALKMIPVAFTAKVPPADGIVDTVVSLAERARREGLLALEDASKSVEDPFLKRGLELAIDGTDPDELAEIMEARIRAKKAADKVSYKLFTDMGGYAPTIGIVGTVLSLTHVLGMLDQPELLGPSIAVALLATLWGVLSANVIWLPISKRLERLSNLQAAQMELALEGILAIQAGSNPRVVGQKLRALLPPADADAAEAKAA, from the coding sequence GTGGATCCCGCGACCATCGGAGGGCTCGTCCTCGCCTTCGCCGCCATCAGCCTCGGCGCGATCCTCGAGGGCGCGAGCCCGACCGCGATGTTCCTCCTGCCCCCGATCATCCTCATCTTCGGCGGCACCTTCGGCGCGACGATGGCCGGCAGCACGCTCAAGGACTTCCTCGGCGCGCTGAAGATGATCCCGGTCGCGTTCACCGCCAAGGTGCCCCCGGCCGACGGGATCGTCGACACGGTCGTGTCGCTCGCCGAGCGCGCCCGCCGCGAGGGCCTGCTGGCCCTCGAGGACGCCTCGAAGTCCGTGGAGGACCCGTTCCTCAAGCGCGGCCTCGAGCTCGCGATCGACGGCACCGACCCCGACGAGCTGGCCGAGATCATGGAGGCGCGCATCCGCGCCAAGAAGGCGGCGGACAAGGTCAGCTACAAGCTCTTCACCGACATGGGCGGATACGCCCCGACGATCGGCATCGTCGGCACCGTCCTCTCGCTCACCCACGTCCTCGGCATGCTCGACCAGCCGGAGCTGCTCGGCCCGTCCATCGCCGTCGCGCTCCTCGCGACGCTGTGGGGCGTGCTCTCCGCCAACGTCATCTGGCTGCCCATCTCCAAGCGCCTGGAGCGGCTCAGCAACCTCCAGGCGGCCCAGATGGAGCTCGCGCTCGAGGGGATCCTGGCCATCCAGGCGGGCTCCAACCCGCGCGTCGTGGGCCAGAAGCTGCGTGCCCTCCTGCCGCCGGCCGACGCCGACGCGGCCGAGGCCAAGGCCGCCTGA
- a CDS encoding flagellar FlbD family protein, with translation MIVLTRLNGPAFAVNPDLIQRAEGTPDTVLTLVDGTRYVVVEPVEEVVARIRDFRASVIATAHALEAEGTPPAPAPHPAHPTAAGETASIVVPLHRREL, from the coding sequence GTGATCGTGCTGACCCGCCTCAACGGGCCGGCCTTCGCCGTGAACCCCGACCTGATCCAGCGCGCCGAAGGCACGCCGGACACGGTCCTCACGCTCGTCGACGGCACCCGCTACGTCGTCGTCGAGCCGGTGGAGGAGGTCGTCGCGCGCATCCGCGACTTCCGCGCCTCCGTCATCGCGACGGCCCACGCGCTGGAGGCCGAGGGCACGCCCCCGGCCCCGGCGCCGCACCCCGCCCACCCGACGGCAGCCGGCGAGACCGCCAGCATCGTCGTCCCCCTCCACCGACGGGAGCTGTGA
- a CDS encoding flagellar hook protein FlgE has translation MLRSLFSGISGLRSHQVMMDVTGNNIANVNTAGFKSSTTVFQDTLSQLVRAAGAPQEGIGGTNPAQIGLGVRVAGITTNFAQGSAQATGSATDLRIEGDGFFVVRKGNEDLFTRAGSFNFDTNGRLINPDGGLVMGWTARDGEINPNGPLGEIKLPVDTILPPKPTANAGLSGNLPADGAAGKPLFRSIEAYDDLGNKVELGFTFTQVDASTWSVQPNTGGPAFSMTFDERGRLTSEASTTVAANWGDITVDLSRITAFGGQTTIAATSQDGGAMGTLNSYTMAPDGTLMGVFSNGLKQALGQVALANFNNPPGLEKVGGSLYRSTVNSGVALVGEAGTGGRGLMTSGMLEMSNVDLAQEFTNLIVAQRGFQANSRVITSSDEMLQDLVNLKR, from the coding sequence ATGCTCCGTTCGCTGTTCTCCGGCATCAGCGGCCTGCGCTCGCACCAGGTCATGATGGACGTGACCGGCAACAACATCGCCAACGTCAACACCGCGGGCTTCAAGTCCAGCACCACGGTCTTCCAGGACACCCTGAGCCAGCTCGTCCGCGCGGCCGGCGCCCCGCAGGAGGGCATCGGCGGCACCAACCCCGCGCAGATCGGCCTCGGCGTGCGCGTCGCGGGCATCACGACGAACTTCGCGCAGGGCTCGGCGCAGGCCACCGGCAGCGCCACCGACCTGCGCATCGAGGGCGACGGCTTCTTCGTGGTCCGCAAGGGCAACGAGGACCTCTTCACCCGCGCCGGGTCGTTCAACTTCGACACCAACGGCCGCCTCATCAACCCCGACGGCGGGCTCGTCATGGGCTGGACGGCCCGCGACGGCGAGATCAACCCGAACGGCCCGCTGGGCGAGATCAAGCTGCCGGTCGACACGATCCTGCCGCCGAAGCCGACGGCCAACGCCGGGCTCAGCGGCAACCTGCCGGCCGACGGCGCCGCCGGCAAGCCGCTCTTCCGGTCGATCGAGGCGTACGACGACCTCGGCAACAAGGTCGAGCTCGGCTTCACCTTCACCCAGGTCGACGCCAGCACCTGGTCCGTGCAGCCCAACACCGGCGGCCCGGCGTTCAGCATGACCTTCGACGAGCGCGGCCGCCTCACCAGCGAGGCCTCGACGACCGTCGCCGCGAACTGGGGCGACATCACCGTCGACCTCAGCCGCATCACGGCCTTCGGCGGGCAGACCACCATCGCCGCCACCTCGCAGGACGGCGGCGCCATGGGCACGCTGAACTCGTACACGATGGCCCCCGACGGCACCCTCATGGGCGTCTTCTCCAACGGCCTGAAGCAGGCGCTGGGCCAGGTCGCCCTCGCCAACTTCAACAACCCGCCCGGCCTGGAGAAGGTCGGCGGCTCGCTCTACCGCAGCACTGTGAACTCCGGCGTCGCCCTCGTCGGCGAGGCCGGCACCGGCGGCCGCGGCCTCATGACCTCGGGCATGCTCGAGATGAGCAACGTGGACCTCGCCCAGGAGTTCACGAACCTCATCGTCGCCCAGCGCGGCTTCCAGGCGAACTCGCGCGTCATCACCAGCTCCGACGAGATGCTCCAGGACCTGGTCAACCTCAAGCGCTGA
- a CDS encoding flagellar hook capping FlgD N-terminal domain-containing protein has protein sequence MPDTSSVTGVSQTVAEAMLKARTPSTTTTGSNELGKDAFLKLLVAQLKYQDPSKPTDSSTFMQQTASFTQVEKLEEMAKTTAELLATQSAMAGSAFLGRTVTYVGADGNEATGLVTGLKFAATGPTLRVGDTDVAVGAVKEVRTAG, from the coding sequence ATGCCCGACACCAGCTCCGTCACCGGGGTCAGCCAGACCGTCGCCGAGGCGATGCTGAAGGCCCGCACGCCCTCGACCACCACGACGGGGAGCAACGAGCTCGGCAAGGACGCGTTCCTCAAGCTCCTCGTCGCCCAGCTGAAGTACCAGGACCCGAGCAAGCCGACCGACAGCTCCACCTTCATGCAGCAGACGGCCTCCTTCACGCAGGTCGAGAAGCTCGAGGAGATGGCGAAGACGACGGCGGAGCTGCTGGCCACGCAGAGCGCCATGGCGGGAAGCGCCTTCCTGGGTCGCACCGTGACCTACGTCGGCGCCGACGGCAACGAGGCCACGGGCCTCGTCACCGGCCTCAAGTTCGCGGCCACCGGGCCCACCCTGCGCGTCGGTGACACGGATGTCGCCGTCGGTGCGGTGAAGGAAGTCCGCACCGCCGGCTGA